One Urocitellus parryii isolate mUroPar1 chromosome 14, mUroPar1.hap1, whole genome shotgun sequence DNA segment encodes these proteins:
- the LOC144250221 gene encoding ubiquitin carboxyl-terminal hydrolase 17-like protein 6, whose translation MKTSHVEEDRAGSEEEVENLEEEPVLDAAPPFPTPPVVPPLYVGGVQGSGRTFHSQVWKTVNTDMGLAYPVFQDNNRGRYHEPLDFKIIKTLAESVRTYGIDAAFTLTQVEGLTRFCMTPSDWAGLVRACVSPGKYLHWRAFMLEGAIEQAAQNHAAGHPTWDMLLGQGRPAPKEKLSPLEIQQGNLVVTGPGDMEAASLHCGESSLSPCPDAHLNKNSAPVGPLLAPRGKLCLNWQRRSAAGAGLQNMGNTCYVNAALQCLTYTPPLANYMLSQEHRQRCPRHRVCMLCVMQAHVTRALGHPGDVIQPLPALVDGFHTSRQEDAHEFLLFTLHAMQEACLRGHKQPGAHSKDPTLMRQIFGGCWRSQIKCLHCCGVSDTFDPYLDIMLDITAAPSVQHALEHLVKPEWLEGENAYQCGVCQKKRPACKTLTLQKAPNVLMLVLKRFSDLTGEKIAKHVRYPECLDMQPYMSQQGRGPLVYALYAVLVHAGVTCRSGHYYCYIKAGNGQWYKMDDAKVVACDIACVLSQRAYVLFYVQKSELETDNGSVSLGRETIALGPEDTILRATQGELQGDSYSKALEPEERLEDTATGEITLDQWKFLQEQNRPKSEFNLRKVEFTLPPNVVVIHQSKHREKENIMDKQETYKQSKDTKYSIREDLVNTGQLPCLAGRPRANKKKNKQGKRTVIVV comes from the exons ATGAAAACATCTCATGTGGAGGAGGATCGGGCTGGCTCTGAAGAGGAGGTGGAAAATCTAGAGGAGGAGCCAGTACTTGATGCTGCTCCACCCTTCCCCACGCCTCCAGTAGTTCCGCCCCTGTATGTGGGTggagtccaaggctccgggaggacttttcattctcaaGTTTGGAAAACAGTTAATACAGATATGGGACTAGCATACCCGGTTTTTCAGGACAACAATAGGGGAAGATATCATGAGCCTttagactttaaaataattaaaaccttggcagaatccgTCCGTACTTATGGCATAGATGCTGCTTTCACCCTTACTCAGGTGGAAGGACTGACTAGATTCTGCATGACCCCTTCGGATTGGGCTGGCTTAGTCCGAGCCTGTGTCTCTCCCGGAAAATATCTACATTGGAGAGCATTCATGCTAGAGGGCGCGATAGAACAAGCTGCCCAAAATCATGCGGCGGGCCACCCCACCTGGGATATGCTTTTGGGACAAGGCAG GCCGGCTCCGAAGGAGAAGCTCTCTCCTCTGGAGATTCAGCAGGGAAACCTGGTGGTTACTGGTCCTGGAGACATGGAGGCAGCTTCACTCCACTGCGGAG AGTCATCGTTGTCACCTTGCCCTGATGCACACTTAAATAAGAATTCAGCTCCTGTGGGGCCACTGCTGGCTCCTAGAGGGAAACTTTGTCTGAACTGGCAGAGACGGTCGGCAGCTGGTGCTGGGCTGCAGAACATGGGAAACACTTGCTACGTGAATGCAGCCCTACAGTGCCTGACATATACACCTCCTCTGGCCAACTACATGCTGTCCCAGGAGCACCGCCAACGCTGTCCTCGTCACAGGGTCTGCATGCTGTGTGTGATGCAAGCCCACGTGACACGGGCTCTCGGCCACCCTGGGGATGTCATTCAACCCCTGCCTGCTTTGGTTGACGGCTTCCACACTTCCCGGCAAGAAGATGCCCATGAATTTCTGCTCTTTACTCTCCATGCCATGCAGGAAGCATGTCTGCGTGGGCACAAGCAGCCAGGTGCTCACTCCAAGGACCCTACCCTCATGCGCCAGATATTTGGAGGGTGCTGGAGATCTCAAATCAAGTGTCTCCACTGCTGTGGCGTTTCAGACACTTTTGACCCCTACCTGGACATTATGCTAGACATCACGGCAGCTCCCAGTGTGCAGCATGCACTGGAGCACTTGGTGAAGCCCGAGTGGCTGGAAGGGGAGAACGCCTACCAGTGTGGTGTCTGTCAGAAGAAGAGGCCAGCCTGCAAGACCCTGACCCTGCAGAAGGCACCAAACGTTCTTATGCTGGTATTGAAACGGTTCTCGGATCTCACAGGGGAAAAAATTGCTAAGCACGTGCGCTATCCTGAGTGCCTTGACATGCAGCCATACATGTCTCAGCAGGGCAGAGGCCCACTGGTGTATGCCCTCTATGCTGTGCTGGTCCATGCCGGGGTGACTTGTCGCAGCGGACACTACTATTGTTATATAAAAGCTGGCAATGGCCAGTGGTACAAAATGGACGATGCTAAGGTAGTGGCCTGTGACATTGCTTGTGTCCTGAGTCAGCGTGCCTATGTCCTCTTTTATGTCCAGAAGAGTGAACTTGAAACTGACAATGGGAGTGTGTCCCTGGGCAGGGAAACAATAGCTCTTGGGCCTGAGGACACAATCTTGAGAGCCACCCAAGGAGAGCTCCAAGGAGACTCCTATAGCAAAGCACTAGAGCCAGAAGAGCGCTTGGAGGATACAGCTACTGGAGAAATCACCTTGGATCAGTGGAAATTTCTCCAAGAACAGAACCGACCAAAGTCTGAATTCAACCTCAGGAAAGTGGAATTCACTCTGCCTCCCAATGTTGTTGTGATTCACCAgtcaaaacacagagaaaaggagaacatAATGGATAAGCAGGAAACATACAAGCAGAGCAAGGATACCAAGTACAGCATACGTGAGGATTTGGTGAACACTGGCCAACTCCCGTGTCTTGCAGGAAGGCCCAGAGCcaacaagaagaagaacaagCAGGGCAAGAGGACAGTAATTGTGGTCTAG